A genome region from Sphingobacteriaceae bacterium GW460-11-11-14-LB5 includes the following:
- a CDS encoding glucuronyl hydrolase, with product MIKIRYLIPAIILLFLQTAAFAQDINVKKAFQQAAVQTQLMLLEIKKSNDPTKPELISPRTLDHGVLKLVASRDWTSGFFPGVLWYLDEYYKTDQWKTQARAFTTPIENEKNNATTHDMGFKVFCSVGNAFRLTGNAHDKEVIIAAAKTLSTRFNNKTGVILSWDHSRDKWVNPVIIDNMMNLELLFEATKLTGDSSFHKIAVSHANTTMKNHFREDFSSYHVVDYDPKTGGVIKKTTHQGYRNSSAWARGQAWGLYGYTLCYRYTKNPAYLKQAENIAKFIFTHPNMPKDLVPYWDFDAPHIPNEPRDASAAAVIASGLYELSRYSKNKTDYYQKANQILKSLSTTYAAPAGTAKGFILLHSTGSKPSDSEVDVPLSYADYYYLEALLRYKNYKKQ from the coding sequence ATGATCAAAATTAGATACCTTATTCCAGCAATTATTTTATTGTTCCTGCAAACCGCTGCTTTTGCGCAGGATATAAATGTTAAAAAAGCCTTTCAACAGGCTGCTGTCCAAACCCAATTGATGTTGCTGGAAATAAAAAAATCGAACGACCCAACTAAACCGGAACTAATTTCTCCACGAACATTAGATCATGGGGTACTTAAACTCGTTGCCAGCAGAGATTGGACAAGCGGGTTTTTTCCGGGTGTATTATGGTATCTGGATGAATATTATAAAACCGATCAATGGAAAACCCAAGCAAGAGCGTTTACTACACCTATAGAAAACGAAAAGAATAACGCTACTACCCACGATATGGGTTTTAAAGTTTTTTGTAGCGTAGGCAATGCATTCCGTTTAACGGGAAATGCACACGATAAAGAGGTTATTATTGCAGCGGCAAAGACCTTGTCAACCCGATTTAACAATAAAACAGGGGTGATCCTATCCTGGGACCATAGCCGGGATAAATGGGTAAACCCGGTAATTATCGATAACATGATGAACCTGGAACTGTTATTCGAAGCCACTAAATTAACAGGCGATTCATCCTTCCATAAAATTGCAGTAAGCCATGCCAATACTACCATGAAAAATCATTTTCGTGAAGATTTTAGCTCCTATCACGTGGTCGATTATGATCCTAAAACTGGCGGCGTAATTAAGAAAACTACTCATCAGGGCTATCGTAATTCATCTGCCTGGGCCCGCGGGCAGGCATGGGGCTTGTACGGTTATACCTTATGTTACCGGTACACTAAAAATCCCGCTTATCTAAAACAGGCAGAAAATATTGCAAAGTTTATCTTCACTCATCCGAATATGCCAAAAGATCTGGTGCCTTATTGGGATTTTGACGCGCCCCACATTCCAAATGAACCAAGAGACGCATCAGCTGCAGCTGTTATTGCTTCCGGTTTGTATGAATTAAGCAGGTACAGCAAGAACAAAACGGATTATTATCAAAAGGCAAACCAGATTTTGAAAAGTTTAAGTACAACTTATGCTGCGCCAGCAGGAACTGCTAAAGGCTTTATTTTATTGCATAGTACAGGTTCAAAACCATCAGATAGTGAGGTTGATGTACCACTGAGTTATGCCGATTATTATTATTTAGAGGCGCTGCTGCGGTATAAAAACTATAAAAAGCAGTAG